The following proteins are encoded in a genomic region of Pagrus major chromosome 16, Pma_NU_1.0:
- the cmpk2 gene encoding UMP-CMP kinase 2, mitochondrial → MARRAMSLLPQWSSRVFSLELDGAPFYFSLQEKHRGEEVPRVFRGVQPCDRCYSVLVCSSDRVRRAKFYWELRDKLLRDLPPDCDVSPMSSFLPNVKGSLISGFFLKESSHSSERVLRDLIRNDPVLVCSYLRGGDGQLWTQHLWSHPDSQTSEQYCVVPSEAPEYHPATLNIINSDVFYSFEEACEVMRKCGDIIPEATSVMELLPSGAEARSKPDFPVIVIEGLDATGKTTLTESLRDSLGATLLRSPPQCLSPLRARFDREPPLIRRAFYALGNYITAEQVGQQGMKTPVIVDRFWHSTAAYAIATAVSGPVCNLPAEGSEVYRWPGDLLQPSLVVLLTLDPEERRRRLRDRGQGKTEEEQELDHNQLFRLKVEEAYRRISGPACVTVDASPSADQVLQQVQLLIRGKCHL, encoded by the exons ATGGCGCGTCGCGCAATGTCTCTTCTCCCCCAGTGGTCCTCTCGTGTGTTTTCTCTGGAGCTGGATGGAGCCCCCTTCTACTTCTCACTTCAAGAAAAGCACCGAGGAGAAGAAGTGCCGCGGGTGTTCCGAGGAGTCCAGCCATGCGACAGGTGCTACTCTGTCCTCGTCTGCAGCAGCGACAGAGTCAGACGAGCCAAGTTTTACTGGGAGCTGAGAGACAAACTGCTGAGAGACCTGCCTCCAGACTGCGATGTGTCCCCCATGTCCTCTTTTCTGCCAAATGTCAAGGGCTCTCTGATCAGCGGCTTCTTTCTAAAAGAGTCCTCTCACAGCTCAGAACGAGTTTTGCGAGATTTAATCCGGAACGATCCAGTGCTCGTGTGTTCATACCTGAGAGGTGGCGACGGCCAGCTGTGGACTCAACATCTGTGGTCTCATCCAGACAGCCAAACGTCAGAGCAGTACTGTGTGGTGCCGTCAGAAGCGCCTGAATATCACCCAGCTACCCTCAACATCATCAACTCTGATGTGTTCTACAGCTTCGAGGAGGCCTGTGAAGTTATGAGAAAG TGTGGTGACATCATCCCAGAGGCAACGTCTGTTATGGAGCTGCTGCCCAGCGGAGCGGAGGCCAGAAGCAAACCAGACTTCCCTGTTATTGTCATAGAGGGCCTGGATGCCACAG GTAAGACCACTCTGACTGAGTCTCTGAGGGATTCTCTAGGGGCCACTCTTCTGCGGTCCCCTCCCCAGTGCCTGTCCCCCTTGAGGGCCCGCTTTGATCGAGAGCCGCCCCTCATCCGCAGGGCCTTCTACGCTCTGGGGAACTACATCACAGCGGAGCAAGTCGGCCAGCAGGGCATGAAGACACCTGTCATCGTTGACAG ATTCTGGCACAGCACAGCAGCTTACGCCATCGCCACAGCAGTGAGCGGTCCGGTGTGCAACCTTCCAGCAGAGGGCTCAGAGGTTTACCGTTGGCCCGGTGACCTGCTCCAGCCCAGCCTGGTGGTCTTACTCACCCTGGaccctgaggagaggaggaggaggctgagggaCAGAGGTCAAGGAAAGACTGAGGAGGAGCAAGAGCTGGACCACAACCAGCTTTTCAGACTCAA agtggaggaggcttACCGGAGGATCAGCGGCCCAGCTTGTGTCACCGTGGATGCTAGTCCTTCTGCAGACCAAGTGCTCCAACAAGTGCAGCTTTTAATTAGGGGCAAATGCCACTTGTAA
- the rsad2 gene encoding S-adenosylmethionine-dependent nucleotide dehydratase RSAD2 produces the protein MQISSVVASPGLLLQLCISTLCCVLTSVFSTVRWWTAGACKGTASPVSPADSQLDESEAHTPTSVNYHFTRKCNYKCGFCFHTAKTSFVLPLEEAKRGLRLLKDSGMEKINFSGGEPFLHEKGDFLGKLVQFCKQDLQLPSVSIVSNGSMIKERWFQKYGDHLDILAISCDSFDEATNQLIGRAQGKKSHLDNLYKIRDWCQQYKVAFKLNSVINTFNVDEDMTESITQLDPVRWKVFQCLLIDGENAGEEALREAERFVISEEQFQEFLDKHSSVSCLVPESNEKMRNSYLILDEYMRFLDCREGRKDPSMSILDVGVKEAIRFSGFDERMFLKRGGKYVWSKADMKLEW, from the exons ATGCAAATCTCCTCTGTCGTCGCCTCTCccgggctgctgctgcagctctgcatcagcACCCTGTGCTGCGTTCTGACGAGCGTCTTTTCAACAGTTCGCTGGTGGACAGCAGGAGCCTGCAAGGGGACAgcctcacctgtctcacctgcgGACAGCCAGCTGGATGAAAGCGAAGCCCACACTCCAACGAGCGTCAACTACCACTTTACGCGCAAGTGCAATTACAAATGTGGGTTTTGTTTCCACACTGCGAAAACGTCGTTCGTCCTGCCTCTGGAGGAAGCCAAGAGGGGGCTCAGACTTCTGAAGGACTCAG gcATGGAAAAGATCAATTTCTCTGGCGGAGAGCCGTTTCTGCACGAGAAAGGAGACTTCCTGGGGAAGTTGGTTCAGTTCTGCAAACAGGACCTGCAGCTCCCGAGCGTCAGCATCGTCAGCAACGGAAGCATGATCAAAGAGAGGTGGTTCCAGAAATACG gCGACCATCTGGACATCCTGGCCATCTCTTGTGACAGCTTTGATGAAGCAACCAACCAGCTGATTGGCAGAGCTCAGGGCAAGAAGAGCCACCTCGACAACCTCTACAAGATCCGCGACTGGTGCCAGCAGTACAAAGTGGCATTCAAACTCAACTCGGTCATCAACACCTTCAACGTGGACGAGGACATGACAGAGAGCATCACCCAGCTCGACCCAGTCCGCTGGAAG GTGTTCCAGTGTCTGTTGATTGATGGGGAAAATGCAGGAGAGGAAGCCTTGAGAGAGGCGGAGAGGTTCGTCATCAGCGAGGAACAGTTTCAGGAGTTTCTGGACAAACACAGCAGCGTCTCCTGCCTTGTTCCAGAGTCCAATGAGAAG ATGAGGAATTCCTACCTGATCCTGGATGAATAT ATGCGTTTCCTGGACTGCcgagagggaaggaaagaccCATCCATGTCCATCCTTGATGTCGGTGTGAAGGAGGCCATTCGCTTCAGTGGCTTTGATGAAAGGATGTTTCTCAAGAGAGGAGGGAAATATGTGTGGAGCAAAGCTGACATGAAGCTGGAGTGGTGA